The Primulina huaijiensis isolate GDHJ02 chromosome 18, ASM1229523v2, whole genome shotgun sequence DNA window TAAATGGTTCTATGGCCTGATTTTGAAATGTCTTTTACTTGCAGATGCCCCTGAAGGCAACTGAGAGAGatgtatacaattttttttcacaAGCAGGAAAGGTTGGTGAGGTTTTTCATCAAAACATTTTTGATCTTGAAAAGAAATTCCTCGAGTTTTCAATCATTTAGTATAATAATTgacttttttaattttcaaatcgTTTTCCTTTGTGATGGAGTGTAAAGTACCAGTAATTGTTTGAAGTATGAGTTACATGTTTCTTATTTCAAGTAAATTTTCTAGTAATTAATCTGTTTCTATTAGTTAATGCACCTCAATGTTCAGTTACAGTATCGTTATTAGTGATTTTCTTGTTATCTAAGTAATTAATATACTGGAGGGTTTTAGTAACTATTGAAAACTGATGTACCTTATTCAACATTCTAAAGAGGGTGTCGTTggatattattttcattttttgttttgctacttaattaatttttttatttcttatgttTACATTTTTCGACCTCAGGTCAGTGACGTGAAATTAATCATGGATCGAAACTCAAGACGTTCAAAAGGAGTTGGGTATGTCTCCAGATTTCTACTTTGGTTTAATTATACTTCTTTCCCCCTTgaattatcaagaaaattatgtccgattttctcaaatcaatgatTGCTGTATATGAAATCATATATCGGTTGAACTTTGAACTTAGTATTTTCACATTAGTACACTGTTCCTCAGGGATAAGAACATGGAACAGTCATTGCAGCCTTTATATGTCATTCACATGAGATTTTCTGTCTCTCTTTTTGTATATTCTAGCTTATTGTTGTTGAGAGCATTGTCTTTGTTTATAGTTGGTTCCAGTCTTGACCACATCAGAAGATTTTTTCGAAGCATTTGAGGAAAGTGGATGTGAAAATTTAAgaattgatatatttgaaatgaGTTGTAAGAATCTGGTGCTGTATTTATTGGTCTTGCTTTTGAAAATTTGTAATCATTAGAAGCTCCCCTGGCACCACAGGTAACTATAGAGTTTTCATTTTAAGTTTAATAGCATAGATCGCCTAACTTGTCTGCCATAGCTCCATGGTGTCGCATGTCAGAGGTAGTGAAAGGTATGGAATACTGTCTGACCAAGTCTCAGCTGAATTATTTGTTTTGCCTTCTGGATAGGATTAGGTTGTAAACTTATATCTGTTTTTTGATTTGCTATTAGGTTGGCTTATACTTTGTGCTTTTTGAGAATGTTAGTTTTTGGGTTATTGTATACAGTATAATCAATAGTTACATCATTCTACATCATGCATTTTTGGTCTATAGATATGTATAATTAGTATTACCGATGATAATAACAGGTATGTTGAATTTGATGATGCTATGTCTGTGCCGATGGCTATCGCTTTATCTGGCCACCTGTTTCTTGGACAACCAATTATGGTAAAACCTTCAGAGGCTGAAAAGAATCTTGTTCAGTCAAACACTTCTGCTGGTGGTTCTGGAGTTGTCGGACCATATGGTGCAACGGATAGAAAGCTTTATGTGGGGAATTTACATTTTAATATGACAGAATTTCAGCTTAAACAGGTATCTCTCACTTGGAGCTACAGCCCATTGCACTCATTTTGTTTGTTCTTCTATGATAATACCATTTTGGACTTAGGAGAATATCTCAAATTCTCTATGTTGGTACTTTCCTCATTCTTCAACTTTAACATTTATGTAATTTGACTGCACTATTAAGACTTGTTAACCCATATAAACCGGATGCACAAATCTCAGAGACAGCTATTTTTGTGCCCTATTCTTGCACCTTTGTTCTTCCAACCAATTGTGTAGGATCTTAGCCTCTGCAGTGAGTAGCCTTCCAATTGCCACAGTTGTAGATTAATCCACTTCCAATTGCCACTAGTTTCGCGCTGTATTTTGTGGGCGATGCATTTGTTATATTTAACATCCCATGTTTGTGATGTCTTCTTTTGATTTCTGTTAATTTGTGAACTgaatgttttttttccttttgaatTATTTCATTTGTCACTATTATTTGTAGTTGTATGCCTGGCTTGAAATTCTCTTGAAGTTAGTTTTTTGCTTATAAAAGTGGTCTATCAGAGTGATATGAAAtcgtttttatttgtttatttccGAGTTTGTCGGCAGACCGCAGACCTTTGCATCTGAGTTTCTGTTCTGTTTTCCAACAATGTTTAACCACTAGCTTTTTCATTATCTAGATTTTTGAAGCTTTTGGGCCCGTTGAGCTTGTGCAACTTCCTACAGACCCAGAGACAGGACATTGCAAAGGTTTCGGGTTTATTCAAGTCGGTATTTTTTTGAATGTGGATTTCTTTTATAGTCATTGTGCTAGCTTTTCACATTTCCTCCACAGAACTTTATGTcgatattaattaaatgcaGTTTGCGCAACTTGAACATGCTAAGGCAGCACAAAGTCTGAATGGGAAGCTGGAGATTGCTGGTCGAACCATTAAGGTATGGAGCTAATATTTTGGTTTTCATTGATTAACACAGATTGTTTGACCTCTTCGATTTTTGGAATCTCCTCTTTATTTGTAAATGCCAGGTTTCTTCCGTTACCGACCATGTTGGAGTACAAGATTCAGGAGCAAAAACTGCAGATTTTGACGATGACGAGGGGGGTGGCTTGGTGAGAGATATTTGAGTTTCATAATTGAAGATTTGTTTCTCTTAACTGCTTGTACTCAACTGTTTACTCATGTGCAACATTTGCAGGCTCTAAATGCTCAGTCTAGAGCGTTACTCATGCAGAAGCTCGATCGCAGTGGCACTGCTTCAAGGTCTGTATCTATGCTGCATCTCAGTAAACTCATCTGTATTTGGATGGATGCTGACTTAATTTTCCTCTTTGTAGCGTTGTGGGTCCCCTTGGAGTTCCTGCATTGAATGGGTCAACTTTTTCGCAAGCTACTACCTTACCTACCAATTCGACAGCAGTACTCCCCCCTTCAGTTCTTCCTGCTCAACTTGTTTCCATGGCTCCAGAACCTATTGGGACGCTCAGTGAGTGTTtactattgaagaatatgtttgATCCTGCAGCTGAGGTTAGTATGTGTTCGACTTGTTAGTGGTTGGAGCATCAGAatacctttttttaaaatttaatttaatcctttttttttttttttacatttatgTGATTGCAGACGGATCCCGAATTTGATCTGGACATTAGAGATGATGTGCATGAAGAATGCTCCAAGTATGGGAAGGTCAAACATATCCATGTTGACAAGTAAGCATTCAGTGATCCCTTCATGCACGTAAAAATATGATTAGCATGGTAGTAGATGTGACAAAATGGATGTTTGGCTTTTAAATGTGTGAGAGGTTTGCTTCTATACTTATCAAATATGACCCATGTGTTTTGAATGTTCTAATTTATACAATCAGAGCATGCATAGTCCTGCAATATATACAGTGTTTTCAAGTGTATAATACCATTTTTTTAACAGCCTAAGGTGGTGGTAGTATTTTACTAAATTACTTCAAAGGTTAGGTGCCATTTGAAATCACGcatattttatcaaaaaaaaatgatGGCACAGCGTTACAAATGGACAGCAGCAAGATTTTCATATTATCCGAATTTACTTATTTTCTACAAAAACATGTTTATGTAGCCCATTTCAGATTTTTCTGTGAGAATGTCTAATATATGCCAGAGGAATGAAACATTTGTTAAATAAATTCCACATACCGCACGTCATTCATCTAGACTTGCTATTGGGAATACAGTTTTGAACAAAACGTGTGAAATGAGCTCTCACAATAACAGAAGCTTTAAATTAAGGTTCCCACAATCCCCTCTATTGGTGGTTACTCATGTGCTTGTTATATAAAGAGTNTTGGGTTGATAATACTATAGCATGGTAAAACCCAGCttctttttttgtgtttttttatgatttcaaagaaatattacaatCTGTAAAAAGCTCCCACCCACCTTGATGGTTCCTTGTACCTTGATAATTATGGTTTATGCAAACACAGATGATGAATGAACGCAGTGCATAGATTTATATTGTTGAATTTGGGGATAATATATTCTATACTGATTGTTAGGCTGCTTGTGTGCAAGGCTTTCCTGTGTTCCCCTTGGTAGTTTTGCTATATTCGTGCTATGTTTGTTTCGTATCAGCTTTGCATATTGACTACTGAAAACACCCATTCCCTCACTTCACCACCCCAAAAATCATGCAACTTGGGTCTTAATTTCATTAATTGTTTATTGACTTGCAGGAATAGTGCAGGCTATGTCTATTTAAGGTTTGAAAGTGCGGAAGCATCGGCACGTGCTCAACAAGCAATGCATAAAAGATGGTTTGCTTGTAGATTGATCTCAGCAATATTCTTGGTACTATTCTAGTTTTAACAAATCAGTCTCCTCATTTAGCATGGAGAATGATCCAACACTTCCTTCTTTTAACTAGTTCGAAGGAAATAAATAGATTGGTTTTAGGTGCCAAATTGCACGGTGACCATATTTTTGCCATTGAGTTTGCTAGAACCTTGTAAATATAACCCAGCATGTGAAATCCCAATATTTTCTGGAacaaaattaaatcttcttGGTTATTCCATTTATTGAAGAAATTTTACCACTCTAAACATCTCCACAATTTTCCAGTAGTTAGTTTTTGGTTCGACAATTTTATTAATGTTTCTGATCTAAAACCTTCTGTTTTTGCAGCAATCTTATGAATATGATGCCAAATTCAAAGGCGCAGCTTGATCAAGGTTCTCCCTGGTGCAGAATTTGAGTTGTTGAAAAGGGCAAATATAACCTCTTCTTGGGTTTTCCATCGAAGGACATCTGGAAATACTTAGTTTAACCAATGTATGAATCATTTGTTGAATTCGTAAACCATTGGGATTGTGATTGTTTCTGGACTTGCTATACTGTGGAGTTCACTCAAATGTTTGAAAGAATGAATTTGGGTCACTGATAATTTCTATTAAGTTGCAGTTTCCGATGCATGGAAACGAATATGCGGGATACAATGCTATAAACCatggtaattttttaaaaagcttGATACGTTATGGAATTGTATTAATACTGTTGGGGGAAGTTGTGATTTCAGTTTTGTAAATTGGTAATTTTTTGATTTTAGGCATATGGATTGtcaagtttttgtttttatttattaacttgaatttttttcatcctTTACGTTGAGATCACAAAATGCATGGATTGTTCTCTAAAGTTATTTTTGTTGtgagaataaaattttatagtaCATAtgtctaaataaaaataaaaaatggaaaTCTTGAAATATTACGTGTTATTTTGCTATATGgtttatttgatatatttagatgaATTTAATGAATGtgcaaatataatttaattcgtGTCATATGAATCGTATGAATTACGAATAAATGCAAAATAAGCgatattcaattaattaaaataaacatattcgacgagtttgaaaaaaaactaaaattaaaaacaaaattaaattatgggatgaaaatttattttggcAATTTACAGAATtataaaatctaaaatatatcaatttatatgagtaaaattataaatttgtcattTGTTTTGTATagttgtgtgtgtatataattATATCTAATAGTAATTAACACAACACTATGAATATATTGGCgctatatattattttacaatttgcaataaaaattaattagacgccatttaaaaaaaatggagatcATGGTACTAGATAATCTATCATTATTGATAAAGATTATGATAGTTTGTAAAGTTGTATACCCTTTGATAGGGGATTTATATTTAAGCAAAGCTCGTGGCGGtattcataaaaattataaataaaccaAGGGAAAGTTCTTATTTTAGTTTCTAAATCAAGTCAATCAATATTCACATTCTGAGGCAAAATcgttaaataaaaaatacaataagATATGTAGATCACGGCAAACAAGACCTGAAAGTTTTTATTTATCGGATTCATTTTTTCCTTGAATATTATGATGTTTGCAATCAAATGAAATTCATGACATATATATAGTTGGCTGTGTATACAATCGCCAATAGTTCTTCCCATCCaagttattcaattttttttttttggcaagcTTCATATTCAACTATTCgagaaaaatattactttttatacttattaatttaaatgtagACAGAGTTAACTGGTCTCACGGagcacaagagacctactatttCTCCATTGTATCCTTGGAATTCTCATGTTAGCTTTTGATATCTTTTCATGTGTTCTTCATGCCCTCATTTAGTCATTTTGATTCGCGCAAGTGTGTTGAAGTGCTGAAATTTTAGCATCTTAATTTTGGTTCAGGCTTTCTGGGAATATgctatttataatattatatctcAAAGATCTAGGTAAATATATTAGTATAGAATTTTCATTTGAAActattcaaaactcaaaactttCTCTGATCCATCAAACATATATAGATACGATTATAtctattaaatctttttttaaaacaataactTATTTTACGCGGGGGAGATTTTTTTTGTCAGGCTTGTAATTTAAGAATAATGCTAGTTAAGATAGTGTGATTCGtctctttaattttattttggtatTGCTTGCCAACTATCTTTTGCCAAAGCCAAATACGAGCATAGAACAataatgtatataatatatatatatgtatatatatatatatacatgtgtgtgtgtatgtatatatatgcataCTCTACATGGATATTGATGGATAACTATAAGCAACTGGCAAGCTCCTCGTCAAGATTAGAAAATCACAGCGAAAAGTTGCAGATTAATTGATGGGCTTGGTAACCATGTACAGATTCTGAATACTTCGATACCTGGGAAACTTCTTGGTAAAATCCGAATTCGCAACCTTTCTCCTCTTGTTCATGGGGACATATTTACTCGGAACATTGTCGTCTAACTCTCCAAATAactcagacaaaataatctgCAGGGTTGGCGACATTTGCTTCTGATGATCTTCCCGTGTCTGTAAGCTGCAATATTCGTGGGTTTCGCATGATGAATCCATGTTTCCAAGAACCGAGAATTGGTTGTACGTAGTATTCTAGATATTAAATATGATTCGAAGCTGCCAAGCAAACGCGTTCATGACTGCGTGCGAGTATATTTTGAAGAAACAGCGGTGTTGCTTCCACCAACTTCATAGGATGCTGCGCCCGTCTTCTCTTGTCTACCACTCCatcttatatatgtatataataattatattatctaGTGAcgtaataaaatacaaatattgTTAAGATGAATCGACTCCTTCTATATATAGAgttaaaaataatgttttttatatttttttatgagtcaAATTAGATGAAAAATACGTCTTACAAAATTGAGTCGTGAGATACTCTCGActgagtttttgtcaaaaaaaaattttaagatagATAAATCTAgctgatttaaaatttataatgaataaattttttttcttcttgagAATGATAGTTatttaaattcatataaaattaacaaaaatattaggGTTAAATTTGGATAAGATTGAAATAGTTTACAATAAatataaggcaaaaacttgtgtgagacgatttcacgggtcgtattttgtgatatatatctcttatttgagtcatccatgaaaaaatattactttttatgctaataatattactttttattgtgaatatcgataggattgacacATCTCACAGacaaagattcgtgagaccgtctcacaagagacctactctaaatataatatagacattaattttcatttttatattataataaataaaaggtTAACGTTTTTGAAAACACATTGTGTagagaaaataattaatttgactATTAGTGCGTATTTTCATGTTTATGTAAAAGTATCTATTATATGCATTGTTTGGTTATACTTAATTCTTACGGCATTGACTTTGATTGTGCATGGATAATTCCTTGCTGGCTTCCTACGTTGACTCACCACATCACcccaaatttatatattatattattattatcatcataattatttttttaaagatatataATTAGTTTAAATTCTAACATTATATAACAattgattttcattttttttaatcgatGATTTTATGACAATCATTTATCGAAGATAATGTCTTGATGATCATCTCAATGTATGAACGGATCCTCGGAGCATATATATTCCCAAATTTAATACTCGATTTGATCCCTTGTTAATAATAGggtaattttatgaaaaatccttgtttcaaagtttgaattaaGATTCAGTACCTAACCACATTTTTTAAGAATTAGTATCGGACAATGccacaattttagttttaactgcctacaaattcaaatttacttttttaccctttaattatttaaatacattatattatCTACAAATATTACATGTTTCTTCTCcatctaaaatataattaaaaaaaatattttttcaaaattatcatggaatacaaataaatacttattttgatatataaagtacctattatggggtttcagatacttgattttgCTCTTTCAATACTCcaaatgtataagaaaatactatatttttgaTTAATCACCACAAATGTAGTCATTGACTCATTGTTGaccttttcatgaaaaatgtaTTAGAATGACTTattcatatcattttatttaaaaaaaaaacattgttcatcattcatcatgaaataatattaattatttattttaacctACAAAGTACCTATTTTGAAGTTACACATGCTTaatttggctatttgaatattccaaatatgtaaaaatactggatcttcaagggatcaccataaattcagtaATTTTTGGTCTTTTCATTGACAATGCGTTAAGATCATGTTATCTAATTTTTTACAAAACACAGTTTCTCACTCAtcataaaattagaaaaaatacttattttgaccgATAAAGTACATATTTTGGggttccaaatatttgatttggctatttgaatacttcaaatgtctaaaaaaataatcgag harbors:
- the LOC140964225 gene encoding uncharacterized protein isoform X1 codes for the protein MDFDEYDYLEKAVEETNGSSKKEVPEQKEKDREKSEKGYRRRERSDEDEFDEERDRKSSSKKSRSEEKGRERDRDRDRDRDRDRSSRHRSRERDSEKERRSSRDMEKEKDRERERERDRERERERRERDREKEREREREREKKDMDRRSRSRSRLDRERERESMREPERDESRRFKDKKEAVEAEADPERDQRTVFAYQMPLKATERDVYNFFSQAGKVSDVKLIMDRNSRRSKGVGYVEFDDAMSVPMAIALSGHLFLGQPIMVKPSEAEKNLVQSNTSAGGSGVVGPYGATDRKLYVGNLHFNMTEFQLKQIFEAFGPVELVQLPTDPETGHCKGFGFIQFAQLEHAKAAQSLNGKLEIAGRTIKVSSVTDHVGVQDSGAKTADFDDDEGGGLALNAQSRALLMQKLDRSGTASSVVGPLGVPALNGSTFSQATTLPTNSTAVLPPSVLPAQLVSMAPEPIGTLSECLLLKNMFDPAAETDPEFDLDIRDDVHEECSKYGKVKHIHVDKNSAGYVYLRFESAEASARAQQAMHKRWFACRLISAIFLQSYEYDAKFKGAA
- the LOC140964225 gene encoding uncharacterized protein isoform X2, whose amino-acid sequence is MRADGFFAHLNGITMRKPLKASSQKKVNFYMLILIRRFKDKKEAVEAEADPERDQRTVFAYQMPLKATERDVYNFFSQAGKVSDVKLIMDRNSRRSKGVGYVEFDDAMSVPMAIALSGHLFLGQPIMVKPSEAEKNLVQSNTSAGGSGVVGPYGATDRKLYVGNLHFNMTEFQLKQIFEAFGPVELVQLPTDPETGHCKGFGFIQFAQLEHAKAAQSLNGKLEIAGRTIKVSSVTDHVGVQDSGAKTADFDDDEGGGLALNAQSRALLMQKLDRSGTASSVVGPLGVPALNGSTFSQATTLPTNSTAVLPPSVLPAQLVSMAPEPIGTLSECLLLKNMFDPAAETDPEFDLDIRDDVHEECSKYGKVKHIHVDKNSAGYVYLRFESAEASARAQQAMHKRWFACRLISAIFLQSYEYDAKFKGAA